A genomic window from Methanobrevibacter sp. TLL-48-HuF1 includes:
- a CDS encoding histone family protein produces the protein MSEIPKAPIARIIKDTGAERVSEDAKAELAAYLEEVARNVAIEANNVAKIAKRKTIKPEDIKLAIKNLE, from the coding sequence ATGTCTGAAATACCAAAAGCTCCTATCGCAAGGATTATTAAAGATACTGGTGCTGAAAGAGTTAGTGAAGATGCAAAAGCTGAATTAGCTGCATATCTTGAAGAAGTAGCTCGTAATGTTGCAATTGAAGCAAATAATGTTGCTAAAATCGCTAAACGTAAAACTATCAAACCAGAAGATATTAAATTAGCTATTAAAAATTTAGAATAG
- a CDS encoding amidohydrolase family protein, with amino-acid sequence MTDNTILIKDTLILNPSDFKEIKGSLLIKNDKIAEIDTDIDESNADKVIDGKGKILLPGFVNTHTHLSMTLFRGLADDLSLDSWLNDNIWPMEANLTSEYCYIGALLGAIELIKSGTTTFSDMYFYMEDVAKAVEESGIRAVLSYGMIDFGDDEKREHEIKENIALFEKCNGMADGRIKVFFGPHSPYTASKDLLEDVRWLANEYNTGIHIHVSETQKEINDSLEAHNLRPFEYLDSIGFLGPDVVAAHSVWLSHNEIEIIKRNNVKISHNPCSNMKLASGIAPIYDLINNDICVGIGTDGASSNNNLDLIEELRTASLLQKVNLLNPKALTSNEALAMGTIKGAEVLGLEQEIGSIEVGKKADLILIDTNNANMIPDSSVTSSNIIYSANGYNVDTTICDGKILMENKKLTTLDEEEIYKKARKAIEELKEARK; translated from the coding sequence ATGACTGATAATACTATTTTAATTAAAGACACATTAATTTTAAACCCTTCAGATTTTAAAGAAATAAAAGGTTCTCTTTTAATAAAAAATGATAAAATCGCAGAAATTGATACTGATATTGATGAAAGTAATGCAGATAAGGTTATTGATGGTAAGGGTAAAATATTACTTCCAGGATTTGTAAATACTCATACACATTTATCAATGACTTTGTTTAGAGGATTAGCTGATGATTTAAGTTTGGATTCATGGTTAAATGATAATATCTGGCCAATGGAAGCAAATCTTACATCTGAATACTGTTATATTGGTGCTCTTTTAGGAGCTATTGAATTAATCAAATCTGGAACAACTACTTTTAGTGACATGTACTTTTACATGGAAGATGTTGCAAAAGCTGTTGAAGAATCAGGAATTAGAGCAGTTTTATCTTATGGTATGATTGATTTTGGTGATGATGAAAAAAGAGAACATGAAATTAAAGAAAACATAGCCTTGTTTGAAAAATGCAACGGAATGGCTGATGGAAGAATTAAAGTATTTTTTGGGCCTCATTCTCCATACACTGCTTCAAAAGACTTGTTGGAAGATGTAAGATGGTTAGCTAATGAGTATAATACTGGAATTCATATTCATGTTAGTGAAACTCAAAAGGAGATAAATGATTCACTTGAAGCACATAATTTAAGACCATTTGAATATTTGGATTCAATAGGATTTTTAGGTCCTGATGTTGTAGCTGCACATAGTGTATGGTTATCCCATAATGAAATTGAAATTATTAAAAGGAATAATGTTAAAATTTCACATAATCCATGCAGTAATATGAAACTGGCTTCAGGTATAGCTCCAATTTATGATTTAATTAATAATGATATTTGTGTTGGAATTGGAACAGATGGGGCATCATCAAATAATAATTTAGACTTAATTGAAGAGTTAAGAACAGCTTCTTTACTTCAAAAAGTTAATTTATTAAATCCTAAAGCTTTAACTTCTAATGAAGCATTAGCTATGGGAACTATCAAAGGTGCAGAAGTTTTAGGGCTTGAACAGGAAATAGGATCAATTGAAGTTGGTAAAAAAGCAGATTTGATTTTAATCGATACCAATAATGCTAATATGATACCTGATAGTTCAGTTACAAGTTCCAATATTATTTACTCAGCAAATGGTTATAATGTAGATACCACTATCTGTGATGGTAAAATTTTAATGGAAAATAAAAAATTAACTACATTAGATGAAGAAGAAATTTATAAAAAAGCCAGAAAAGCTATTGAAGAGCTTAAAGAAGCTAGAAAATAA
- the tfrA gene encoding fumarate reductase (CoM/CoB) subunit TfrA: METKTISTDVLIIGSGGAGSRAAIEVDEAGLKGLIVSKGLTFRSGCTGMAEGGYNAVFKAVDADDSIEAHIEDTLKGGSYLNDKKLVDILVHESPDRLIDLENYGAIFDRQESGKINQRPFGGQQYRRTCFQGDRTGHELMSALKEEIIKRDIETIEEVMVTSLVLDENLRQVIGAVGLDLAKSQIIYFKAKAVILASGGAGNLYPITSNTIQKNGDGFMLAWNAGANLIDMEQIQFHPTGMVTPDSKKGVLVTEAVRAEGGKLLNKDGQRFMKKYAPEKMELATRDVVARSIYQEIIEGRGSEHGGVYLDITHLPDELIDEKLETMVLQFKNVGIDIKNEKIEVAPTAHHFMGGVKIKPDCSTNVANLFAAGEVSGGVHGANRLGGNALADTQVFGKRAGESAAKAASETDFKENPEMVHEEKTRIESLIKDGSINPTEFKNNLKQLMWEKVGIVRDEKNLNKALRQLQEMKKDLNDLKVENKAQYNTELVTALEVINMVEIAILVVKSAILRRESRGAHFRSDFPESHNIWKRSIVLNKNKIKFEAR, encoded by the coding sequence ATGGAAACTAAAACAATTTCAACCGATGTTTTAATTATTGGTTCAGGAGGAGCTGGTTCAAGAGCAGCTATTGAAGTAGATGAAGCTGGTCTTAAAGGACTTATTGTTTCAAAAGGACTAACTTTTAGATCAGGATGCACTGGAATGGCTGAAGGAGGATATAATGCTGTTTTTAAAGCTGTCGATGCTGATGATTCAATAGAAGCACATATTGAAGATACCTTAAAAGGAGGCAGCTATCTTAATGATAAAAAACTTGTAGATATACTTGTTCACGAATCTCCAGACAGATTAATCGACTTAGAAAATTATGGGGCGATTTTTGACCGCCAAGAATCCGGTAAAATAAATCAAAGACCATTCGGTGGACAGCAATACAGAAGAACCTGTTTTCAGGGAGACAGAACAGGTCATGAATTAATGAGTGCTCTTAAAGAAGAAATCATTAAAAGAGACATTGAAACTATTGAAGAAGTAATGGTTACCTCTCTTGTTTTAGATGAAAATTTAAGACAGGTTATAGGAGCTGTTGGACTGGATTTGGCAAAGTCTCAAATAATTTATTTTAAAGCTAAAGCTGTTATACTAGCTAGTGGAGGAGCAGGTAACTTATATCCAATTACATCCAACACTATTCAAAAAAACGGTGACGGATTCATGCTTGCCTGGAATGCAGGAGCTAATCTGATAGATATGGAACAGATTCAATTCCACCCAACAGGAATGGTAACACCTGATTCCAAAAAAGGAGTCCTTGTAACTGAAGCTGTAAGGGCTGAAGGTGGAAAATTATTAAATAAAGACGGCCAACGCTTCATGAAAAAATATGCTCCTGAAAAAATGGAACTGGCTACCCGTGATGTTGTTGCAAGATCCATTTATCAGGAAATCATTGAAGGAAGAGGCAGTGAACATGGTGGAGTTTATTTAGACATAACACATCTTCCTGATGAGTTAATTGATGAAAAATTAGAAACTATGGTTCTGCAGTTTAAAAATGTAGGTATTGATATTAAAAATGAAAAAATAGAAGTAGCTCCAACTGCACATCACTTTATGGGTGGTGTTAAAATCAAACCTGATTGCTCTACAAATGTAGCTAATTTATTTGCTGCAGGGGAAGTATCTGGAGGAGTCCACGGAGCTAATCGTTTAGGTGGAAATGCACTGGCTGATACCCAGGTATTTGGAAAAAGAGCTGGTGAAAGTGCTGCGAAAGCTGCAAGTGAAACTGACTTTAAAGAAAATCCTGAAATGGTTCATGAAGAAAAAACAAGAATTGAAAGCCTAATTAAAGACGGTTCCATTAATCCTACAGAATTCAAAAACAATCTTAAACAGTTAATGTGGGAAAAAGTAGGAATTGTCAGAGACGAAAAAAATTTAAACAAAGCTTTAAGACAATTGCAAGAAATGAAAAAAGACTTAAATGATTTAAAAGTTGAAAATAAAGCTCAATATAATACAGAACTTGTAACTGCTCTTGAAGTAATAAACATGGTTGAAATAGCTATTTTAGTTGTAAAATCAGCAATATTACGTAGAGAAAGTAGAGGAGCTCATTTCAGATCTGATTTCCCTGAAAGCCATAATATCTGGAAAAGAAGCATTGTTTTAAACAAAAATAAAATAAAATTTGAAGCTAGATAA
- a CDS encoding DUF120 domain-containing protein produces the protein MKIDGTVTTGLGKAAYFLSQDFYVNNFEKNCGFRPYPGTLNVIVPEEYLPQINKVKNECKNIIKPDEGFGAVKYIKARLNDEITGAIVFPAKTTHEENYLEFIAKDKLRDKLNLEDDDVVTIEF, from the coding sequence ATGAAAATTGATGGAACAGTCACAACTGGTTTAGGCAAAGCCGCTTATTTTTTATCACAGGATTTTTATGTTAACAATTTTGAGAAAAATTGCGGATTTCGTCCATATCCAGGAACTTTAAATGTTATAGTTCCAGAGGAGTACCTTCCTCAAATCAACAAAGTAAAAAATGAATGTAAAAATATTATAAAACCTGATGAAGGTTTTGGAGCTGTTAAATATATAAAAGCAAGATTAAATGATGAAATTACTGGAGCTATTGTATTTCCAGCTAAAACTACACATGAAGAAAATTATTTGGAATTTATAGCTAAAGATAAACTTAGAGATAAGTTAAATCTTGAAGACGATGATGTAGTAACTATTGAGTTTTAA
- the ribB gene encoding 3,4-dihydroxy-2-butanone-4-phosphate synthase: MSKNDLEMGFEALRNGEFILVYDDDDREGEVDMIIASEFVTPKSVATMRDNAGGLICNCLAPQYCDAINLPFMTDIMEAASSKYPDLTKLAPNDIPYDERSSFSIWVNHRDSFTGVTDHDRAMTISEMAVMLKEERYDDFGKTFRSPGHVCLLRGADGLVKNRRGHTEIGLAMCEMAGVTPVCVVCEMMDSETGQATSVADAKKYAEENGLVLLKGEDIIKKYLEE, encoded by the coding sequence ATGAGTAAAAACGATTTAGAAATGGGTTTTGAGGCATTAAGAAATGGTGAATTTATTTTAGTTTATGATGATGATGACAGAGAAGGAGAGGTAGACATGATTATCGCTTCTGAATTTGTTACACCAAAATCAGTAGCTACTATGAGAGATAATGCAGGAGGATTAATCTGTAACTGTTTAGCTCCGCAGTACTGTGATGCTATTAATTTACCATTTATGACAGATATTATGGAAGCTGCTAGTTCAAAATATCCTGATTTAACTAAACTTGCTCCAAATGATATTCCATATGATGAAAGGTCTTCATTTTCAATATGGGTAAATCATAGAGATTCATTCACTGGAGTTACTGACCATGATAGGGCCATGACTATTAGTGAAATGGCTGTTATGTTAAAAGAAGAAAGATATGATGATTTTGGAAAAACATTCAGATCTCCAGGTCATGTATGTCTTTTAAGAGGAGCTGACGGTTTAGTTAAAAACAGAAGAGGTCATACAGAAATAGGTTTAGCTATGTGTGAAATGGCTGGTGTGACTCCGGTTTGTGTTGTTTGTGAAATGATGGATAGTGAAACAGGTCAGGCAACATCAGTAGCTGATGCTAAAAAATATGCAGAAGAAAACGGACTGGTCTTGCTTAAAGGGGAAGACATTATAAAAAAATATTTAGAAGAATAA
- a CDS encoding cobyrinic acid a,c-diamide synthase: MKKIGLVYVKGAVPGFEDFGKLPTDIVKSNGLVNGIKASEELDALIIPGGTILESEDISCELASEIKQIAKDGKPIVGVCAGFQLLANQTDIGRKSEVPIIKEGLGLIDIDFSPLISSDRVKAKVYDNSFITKGQNEDVTGFHTHTYGKAEGDAKPLFYSQIQRMNYGDVNKKSEYNIFSGACNDEGNVIGTMIHNILDENPIIRNNFLDYIDASSEDIKNISSKNKEVKAKINKDLGVNSGYKIETLAEPFLKYKNNGKGPKFLMIGSNGSDSGKTFILTGLAGALRKRGLKVALMKVGPDARDIVPGLYLTNGKMEDYGSIKIGHLGWMDIKLAIDKLNKSDYDIVLIEGVMSVFTGLLNEKVPYSASEIAMSSDIPMLLMSGVNKGGIESAAVDLVAHANMLEKLGVTVEAILLNKVYNQNIFENVVPYIKNNTKVKNVLNVSKLKIEGRGFTPEVEIRYDLFSKYALECVEENIDINTIASMAKNVNFNRIIPFKEIKNKVI; encoded by the coding sequence ATGAAAAAAATAGGACTCGTCTATGTAAAAGGAGCTGTTCCGGGATTTGAAGACTTTGGAAAATTACCTACAGATATTGTCAAATCAAACGGTTTGGTTAATGGTATTAAAGCTAGTGAAGAATTAGATGCATTAATTATACCTGGCGGAACTATCCTTGAATCAGAAGATATTAGCTGTGAATTAGCTAGTGAAATAAAACAAATAGCTAAAGATGGAAAACCGATTGTTGGTGTTTGTGCAGGTTTTCAGTTATTAGCAAATCAGACAGATATCGGACGAAAATCAGAAGTTCCAATAATAAAAGAAGGTCTTGGCTTAATAGACATTGACTTTTCACCACTCATAAGCAGTGACCGTGTTAAAGCTAAAGTCTATGATAATTCTTTTATTACAAAAGGCCAAAATGAAGATGTTACAGGTTTCCACACACATACATACGGTAAAGCTGAAGGTGATGCCAAACCTTTATTTTACTCTCAGATTCAAAGAATGAACTATGGAGATGTAAATAAAAAATCCGAGTACAATATTTTCTCAGGAGCCTGTAACGACGAAGGAAATGTTATAGGAACTATGATTCATAATATTTTAGATGAAAACCCTATTATTAGAAATAATTTCCTGGATTACATTGATGCCTCCAGTGAAGATATCAAAAATATATCCAGTAAAAATAAGGAAGTTAAAGCTAAAATAAACAAAGATTTAGGAGTGAATTCCGGATATAAAATAGAAACACTAGCTGAACCGTTTTTAAAATATAAAAATAATGGAAAAGGCCCTAAATTCTTAATGATTGGAAGTAATGGATCTGATTCCGGAAAAACATTTATTTTAACTGGACTGGCTGGAGCTCTAAGAAAAAGAGGATTAAAAGTGGCTCTTATGAAAGTAGGTCCTGATGCAAGAGATATTGTTCCCGGTCTGTATTTAACAAACGGGAAAATGGAAGATTACGGATCTATAAAAATCGGACACTTAGGATGGATGGATATTAAACTAGCTATTGATAAATTAAACAAATCAGACTATGATATTGTATTAATTGAAGGAGTTATGAGTGTATTTACCGGACTGCTTAATGAAAAAGTTCCATATTCTGCAAGTGAAATAGCTATGTCATCAGATATTCCAATGCTGCTTATGTCTGGTGTTAATAAAGGAGGAATTGAATCAGCAGCAGTTGATTTGGTAGCTCATGCAAATATGTTGGAAAAACTTGGAGTTACAGTTGAAGCAATACTTCTAAACAAAGTTTATAACCAAAATATATTTGAAAATGTAGTACCATACATTAAAAATAACACCAAAGTTAAGAATGTCTTAAATGTATCAAAATTAAAAATAGAAGGGCGCGGATTTACTCCGGAAGTTGAAATCAGATATGATTTATTTTCAAAATATGCTTTGGAATGTGTTGAAGAAAATATAGATATAAATACAATAGCCAGCATGGCTAAAAATGTAAATTTCAATAGAATAATTCCATTTAAAGAAATAAAAAACAAGGTGATATAA
- a CDS encoding CDP-alcohol phosphatidyltransferase family protein: MKISPNKLSFIRIIFSLLLFFTKPLSYLFFIIYLICSISDVLDGYVARKYNLVTDFGAKLDSIADMTMFLSLIIVLLPVLNFTLEIYVLILIIVILKIASAIYCYIKFEKLSTIHRYLNKITGLLIILIPVLLIFAPSENLIAIICIIATIAAIEEFLIIRYSQYLDINCESIIKLKIK; encoded by the coding sequence ATGAAAATTAGTCCTAATAAATTATCATTTATTAGAATTATATTTTCTTTATTGCTTTTTTTTACAAAACCTTTATCTTACTTATTTTTCATTATATATCTAATCTGTAGCATCAGCGATGTACTGGATGGGTATGTTGCTCGCAAATACAACTTAGTTACTGATTTTGGAGCAAAATTAGACTCAATAGCAGACATGACAATGTTTTTATCATTAATAATAGTTTTATTGCCTGTTTTGAATTTTACACTTGAAATATATGTTTTAATTCTGATTATAGTAATACTAAAAATTGCATCTGCTATATATTGTTATATTAAATTTGAAAAATTATCAACAATTCATAGATATCTCAATAAAATAACCGGATTACTAATAATTTTAATTCCGGTTTTATTAATTTTTGCACCATCTGAAAATTTAATAGCAATTATCTGTATTATTGCAACAATCGCAGCTATTGAAGAATTTTTAATAATCCGTTATTCACAGTATTTAGATATTAACTGTGAAAGTATTATAAAGCTTAAAATAAAATAA
- the gatA gene encoding Asp-tRNA(Asn)/Glu-tRNA(Gln) amidotransferase subunit GatA, translated as MSVIEKLNSIQNKEMTAKENVENFIKVIDEKNEELNIFLEVNKESALKQAEAIDKKIANGEKVGFLSGLVFGIKANINVEDYIISAASKTLDNYFGSYNATVIDKILAEDGIILGITNMDEFAAGSSTETSCFGPTQNPAAPGRIPGGSSGGSAAAVAAEMCDIALGSDTGGSIRNPASHCGVVGFKPTYGAVSRQGLLDLSMSLDQIGPLANDTSGIALALNAISDYDETECTTLKGERSDFTSVLEEKSLEGMKIAVCKEFIDVTDAEINVAVNKAIHKLVEAGAELVEVSFDHIDLCLPTYYLINYVEFFSATRKYDGRDYGYRIENVCGEEVLRRIEIGSYISQKEYSGKFYKKALQARSLIRDEINAMLENVDLIVGPTVPKLPHKIGDELTPMEMYAYDVLTVIANLAGIPAGSIKAGEVDGIPVGLQIQAKPLDDLKIIKAMSVFENEN; from the coding sequence ATGAGTGTTATTGAAAAATTAAATTCCATTCAAAATAAAGAAATGACTGCTAAGGAGAATGTGGAAAACTTTATTAAAGTTATTGATGAAAAAAATGAAGAATTAAATATTTTCTTAGAAGTTAATAAAGAATCTGCTCTAAAACAAGCAGAAGCTATTGATAAAAAAATAGCTAACGGAGAAAAAGTTGGATTTTTATCTGGTTTAGTTTTTGGTATTAAAGCAAATATTAATGTTGAAGATTATATTATCTCTGCAGCTTCCAAAACACTGGATAATTACTTCGGAAGTTATAATGCAACTGTAATTGATAAAATATTAGCTGAAGACGGAATTATTCTCGGTATTACCAATATGGATGAATTTGCAGCTGGAAGTTCAACTGAAACTTCCTGTTTTGGACCTACACAAAACCCTGCAGCTCCTGGAAGAATCCCTGGAGGATCCAGTGGAGGAAGTGCTGCTGCAGTAGCTGCGGAAATGTGTGATATCGCTCTTGGTTCAGATACTGGAGGTTCAATCAGGAATCCTGCATCCCATTGTGGAGTTGTTGGATTTAAACCAACTTACGGTGCGGTATCAAGACAAGGTTTACTTGATTTATCAATGAGTTTAGACCAAATCGGACCATTAGCTAATGATACCAGTGGAATTGCACTTGCACTAAATGCAATATCCGATTATGATGAAACAGAATGTACAACCTTAAAAGGGGAAAGGTCAGATTTCACCAGCGTACTTGAAGAAAAATCTCTTGAAGGTATGAAAATAGCTGTTTGTAAAGAGTTTATTGATGTTACAGATGCTGAAATTAATGTTGCTGTAAACAAAGCTATTCATAAATTAGTTGAAGCTGGTGCTGAACTTGTAGAAGTAAGCTTTGATCATATTGACTTATGTCTTCCAACTTACTATTTAATCAACTATGTAGAATTCTTCTCAGCTACCAGAAAATATGACGGAAGAGATTACGGTTATAGAATAGAAAATGTTTGTGGAGAGGAAGTATTAAGAAGAATTGAAATAGGTTCTTATATTTCACAAAAAGAATACAGCGGAAAATTCTATAAAAAAGCTCTTCAAGCAAGATCACTTATTAGAGATGAAATCAATGCTATGTTGGAAAATGTTGATTTAATCGTAGGGCCTACTGTTCCTAAACTTCCTCACAAAATTGGTGATGAATTAACTCCTATGGAAATGTATGCCTACGATGTATTAACTGTAATAGCTAACCTTGCAGGAATTCCAGCTGGAAGTATTAAAGCTGGTGAAGTAGACGGTATTCCTGTTGGTTTACAAATTCAAGCTAAACCATTAGATGATTTGAAAATCATTAAGGCAATGAGTGTCTTTGAAAATGAAAATTAG
- a CDS encoding HAD-IC family P-type ATPase, with translation MKKAIVFDNSGTLLERYRVIKDVSTGELFTDVNSLHLIDSMDSLALVVLQFNTNCLLNLDSNTLISDVIKQHNIDFDVSFTSCETTKEEVSDILENENQATISDITDGFSILKEKIPKMELCNGSAVIIDINKSKIAYTITSAGKLFSEVTDTIKILQSRGIEIYIASGDRKGAINKLAEILNVNKKHAFGTVSPKGKCKVVRCLKDRGYKVMMVGDGLNDVLAFNNADVSVLTVEQEEEVSPKLINKTDYVIQKISEVISIDF, from the coding sequence ATGAAAAAAGCTATTGTGTTTGATAATTCTGGAACTTTACTTGAACGCTACAGGGTTATTAAAGATGTTTCAACTGGAGAATTATTCACTGATGTTAATTCATTGCACTTAATTGATTCTATGGATTCCTTAGCACTTGTAGTTCTTCAGTTTAATACGAACTGTCTTTTGAATTTGGATAGTAACACTTTAATTTCAGATGTAATTAAACAGCATAATATTGATTTTGATGTTAGCTTTACAAGCTGTGAAACTACTAAAGAGGAAGTTAGTGATATTTTAGAAAATGAAAATCAGGCTACTATTAGTGATATTACTGATGGTTTTTCTATTTTAAAAGAAAAAATCCCTAAAATGGAACTTTGTAATGGATCTGCAGTAATTATTGACATTAATAAAAGTAAAATAGCTTATACTATTACTTCTGCAGGGAAACTGTTTTCTGAAGTCACAGATACGATTAAGATTTTACAATCCAGAGGCATTGAAATTTATATTGCATCTGGAGACAGAAAGGGAGCTATTAACAAATTAGCCGAAATTTTAAATGTTAATAAAAAGCATGCTTTTGGAACTGTTTCCCCAAAGGGCAAATGCAAAGTTGTCAGATGTTTAAAAGATAGGGGATATAAAGTAATGATGGTTGGAGATGGTCTTAATGATGTTTTAGCTTTTAATAATGCTGATGTATCTGTTTTGACTGTTGAACAGGAAGAAGAAGTTTCTCCAAAGCTGATTAATAAAACAGATTATGTTATTCAGAAAATTTCAGAAGTTATTTCAATAGATTTTTAA
- a CDS encoding sugar phosphate isomerase/epimerase, translated as MKLGFTTLAMFTQPNSDIIETAKKYEFEMIEILGEGPFFKNDNLEFANTDLEICIHAPTVDLNIASLNTGIRKESIKQMKDALNYGSKINATALTLHPGQIGRNEERIRKYALELAIESIGELVDYSDIIVSVENMPERFSFLGNKVEELERIQNETGCGLTVDVGHGNTCGNCEDFLDLKNISYCHLNDNNGIKDQHITLGEGTLDLNLLKKVDKGIIELNNFDNVLKSKEVIKNLLK; from the coding sequence ATGAAATTAGGTTTTACAACATTAGCAATGTTTACCCAACCAAATAGTGACATAATAGAAACTGCTAAAAAATATGAATTTGAAATGATAGAAATACTTGGAGAAGGCCCTTTTTTTAAAAATGACAATTTAGAATTTGCAAATACTGATTTGGAAATTTGTATACATGCCCCAACAGTTGATTTGAATATCGCCAGCCTAAACACAGGAATTAGAAAAGAAAGTATTAAGCAAATGAAAGATGCTCTGAATTATGGGAGTAAAATAAATGCAACTGCACTAACCCTCCATCCAGGACAAATCGGAAGAAATGAAGAGAGAATAAGAAAATATGCACTGGAACTAGCTATTGAAAGCATTGGAGAACTTGTTGACTATTCAGACATTATTGTTTCCGTTGAAAATATGCCCGAACGATTTTCATTTTTAGGAAATAAAGTTGAAGAGCTTGAAAGAATACAAAATGAAACTGGCTGCGGCTTAACAGTTGATGTAGGTCATGGAAACACCTGTGGAAATTGTGAAGACTTTCTGGATTTAAAAAACATTAGCTACTGTCACTTAAATGACAATAATGGTATTAAAGACCAGCACATTACATTAGGTGAAGGAACTCTTGATTTAAACCTTCTTAAAAAAGTAGATAAAGGAATTATTGAGTTAAATAACTTTGACAATGTTTTAAAAAGTAAAGAAGTTATTAAAAATCTATTGAAATAA
- a CDS encoding PadR family transcriptional regulator: MAMFRRKKNVDQLSKKIMRHCSNGLTHIIILWIISKEKIHGYGIMKKLDEFFSSCNPNEYNKTNSSKIYPILRKLEKTGIIEGEWGVSNNKNVKYYSLTEEGECLLKNFKSEFAYLLNNPLWLSFIEDMSDNEMHKVENDEKCN; the protein is encoded by the coding sequence TTGGCCATGTTTAGACGTAAGAAAAATGTTGATCAGCTTTCAAAAAAAATTATGAGGCATTGTTCTAATGGTTTAACTCATATTATTATATTGTGGATTATTAGTAAAGAAAAAATCCATGGTTATGGAATTATGAAGAAGTTAGATGAATTTTTTAGTTCTTGTAATCCTAATGAGTATAATAAAACAAATTCAAGTAAAATTTATCCGATTCTAAGGAAATTAGAAAAAACTGGGATTATAGAAGGAGAATGGGGAGTCAGTAACAATAAAAATGTTAAGTATTACTCTCTTACAGAAGAAGGGGAATGTTTACTTAAAAATTTTAAAAGTGAGTTTGCTTACCTCCTTAATAATCCTCTTTGGTTAAGTTTTATTGAAGATATGTCAGATAATGAAATGCATAAGGTGGAAAACGATGAAAAATGCAATTGA